CAGCGCGTTGACGACAGGGTTGGCGACGATCATCCACTCCACGCCGGCGGCGCGGCATTCTTCGTCCAGCACGCAGAACAGCCCGACTCCGGCGGAGGAGAAATGGGTGACCGCGCTCAGGTCGAGCACCACGGGATTGTCGCGCAGAACGAAACGGCGCACGTGCTCGCCGACCTGGTCGACGTTGACGGCGTCGATCTCCCCACGGATGGTCACCACGGTGGCCAGGTGCCGGCAGTGGGCCCGGATCTGGGCACCACTGAGGTCGATTGCACCCGAAAGGTCGGCGGCGCTCGAAACGCGTCGTGTGATCGCGGTAGTCATCAAAGAGCCCCATTTCCCCTTGGTTAGTCGACGAGCGGGCCGACCAAACCCTGCACTCTAAAGTGCCCGCTAAACCTAAGGGGACGGGTAGCCGCGACTAACTCTTTGCTAAGAAGCGGCTCGTCGCCCGTCCCGATGGCTGCGCTGTTAGGCTGCCGGTGCTAGTCGGGGGGCTTGTGAGCGGGCGAGAACGCTTCGGTTGGCCGGTGAATTGACGCAACGAACAGCAGACAGCAAGAGTCCAGGCGGGAAGAAGCTCGTGCCCAGCGTAGAGATGAAGGCTGCGATCCGCGGGGAGATCAAGGCCCTCACCGGACTGCGCATCATCGCGGCGCTGTGGGTGGTGTTGTTCCACTTCCGCCCG
This genomic stretch from Mycobacterium paragordonae harbors:
- a CDS encoding STAS domain-containing protein produces the protein MTTAITRRVSSAADLSGAIDLSGAQIRAHCRHLATVVTIRGEIDAVNVDQVGEHVRRFVLRDNPVVLDLSAVTHFSSAGVGLFCVLDEECRAAGVEWMIVANPVVNALLGDSSDPAETLFPVTRSVHEALRYLAEGINWRRQLVLPLVKKSA